One genomic window of Halovivax cerinus includes the following:
- a CDS encoding ribbon-helix-helix domain-containing protein, producing the protein MSEAATNDGSDDITTVNFKLTESFLDEIDDTWQGRGFNSRSEFIRYVLRDAVEFPTFDRDELLALLDADEDAREGRTVSADEARERFGTDDD; encoded by the coding sequence ATGTCTGAAGCAGCCACGAACGACGGTTCGGACGACATCACGACGGTGAACTTCAAGCTCACCGAGTCGTTCCTCGACGAGATCGACGACACGTGGCAAGGTCGCGGCTTCAACAGCCGGAGCGAGTTCATCCGCTACGTCCTCCGGGACGCCGTCGAGTTCCCGACGTTCGATCGGGACGAACTCCTCGCGCTCCTGGACGCCGACGAGGACGCTCGTGAGGGGCGGACGGTGAGCGCAGACGAAGCGCGAGAGCGGTTCGGCACCGACGATGACTGA
- a CDS encoding heavy metal translocating P-type ATPase gives MTAGESGGDRTCAFCGTAVASDGAAGTGRRSAPSPPADDEPAPSGPYCCPGCRHLDDALQPASAGDRARDSASPVDAVLPGDGAADGADATEPDDSRDGELVRTYFRVDGMHAAHDETYLESVAASRDGVADASASYVTEAVRVDHDPGRITPDDLESALTGVGFTAFVRERGAREAGDGVGRDRPQLSGDDRGIGTDVTGETYREREVAGFRKRRADDFLEMRYVLGVVFGSFLLVPYVVLFYPAALADLTGWGALSLFGGPMELDWGVLPLFLVVTGAIVYLTGRPLLRGAYIALRLRRPNTDLLATLPIVAAVVYGTLSVLVGRSDLYFDLAIVVSALVMGAIYREATVKRDAASRLTALTRASVAEARRLDTDGSTSVVPTDELSTGDRILVRQGERIPVDGTLAEGRCTVAEAVLTGESLPQERTAGAAVVGGSTVTAGSAVVTVGDEPTSRLDGLTRRVWDLQSASHGASDRADELAGRALPLVVGGAIVAATATLLAGDGLVASLRHLLLAVIVASPWAFAFATPVSVATSLREAADAGVVVFDETVFDRLRDVDTMIFDKTGTLTTGEMTVRDATGPATARRAAAALERRAAHPAADAIVDVFGPDTDEDGPGRGPSEPGGAPSERDGGGDERDTLRGDGGTAERDRTGGGGDDSEAGPTDGGGDGTEAGPTDGGGDGTEADPTDGGGDGSDADPTDAGGDGSEASPTDSHAERAGSDSTVDDGAMDDRHPTVESFETHPTGVAGTVDGETTLVGHPSLFDSRGWTVDDEIAATVASIRDAGHLPVVVGRDGRAVGVVTVGDRPRESWAETVDVLSSRNVDVIVLTGDDDSATEFLADHDGVDAVYASVTPSGKVEAVRRLAAAGQVAMVGDGTNDAPALAAADMGVALGGGTALAADAADIAIADDDLTGVERAFALADRARRRRRGTIWLSCTYNAIAIPAALAGLANPLVTMTGVAVTATAIVAYASYPLGLGRR, from the coding sequence GTGACAGCCGGCGAGTCGGGCGGGGATCGAACCTGTGCGTTCTGCGGCACGGCCGTCGCCAGCGACGGTGCGGCCGGCACCGGCCGCCGATCCGCCCCGTCCCCGCCGGCCGACGACGAACCGGCACCGTCCGGTCCGTACTGTTGCCCGGGGTGTCGACACCTCGACGACGCGCTCCAGCCAGCGTCGGCCGGTGACCGGGCGCGAGACTCCGCGTCACCGGTGGACGCGGTGTTACCGGGAGACGGTGCAGCCGACGGCGCGGACGCGACCGAACCGGACGACTCCCGCGACGGCGAACTCGTCCGCACGTACTTCCGGGTCGACGGGATGCACGCCGCGCACGACGAAACGTACCTCGAATCGGTCGCGGCGAGTCGCGACGGCGTCGCGGACGCCTCTGCGAGTTACGTGACCGAAGCCGTCAGGGTCGATCACGATCCCGGGCGGATCACGCCCGACGACCTCGAATCCGCCCTCACCGGGGTCGGGTTCACCGCCTTCGTGCGGGAACGCGGCGCACGGGAGGCCGGCGACGGCGTCGGTCGCGACCGGCCACAGCTCTCGGGCGACGACCGGGGGATCGGTACGGACGTGACGGGCGAGACGTACCGGGAGCGAGAGGTCGCCGGATTCCGGAAGCGCCGGGCGGACGACTTCCTCGAGATGCGCTACGTCCTCGGCGTCGTCTTCGGGTCGTTCCTCCTGGTTCCCTACGTCGTCCTCTTCTACCCAGCCGCGCTCGCCGACCTCACCGGCTGGGGCGCCCTCTCCCTCTTCGGCGGACCGATGGAACTCGACTGGGGCGTGTTACCGCTGTTCCTCGTCGTCACGGGCGCCATCGTCTACCTCACCGGCCGACCGCTCCTCCGTGGCGCGTACATCGCACTTCGACTCCGGCGGCCGAACACCGACCTGCTCGCGACGCTGCCGATCGTCGCGGCCGTCGTCTACGGGACCCTGTCGGTCCTCGTCGGCCGCTCCGACCTCTACTTCGATCTCGCGATCGTCGTCTCGGCGCTCGTCATGGGCGCGATCTACCGGGAGGCGACGGTCAAGCGCGACGCCGCCTCGCGACTGACCGCGCTGACCCGGGCGTCGGTCGCCGAAGCGCGCCGGCTCGACACCGACGGGTCGACGAGCGTCGTCCCCACCGACGAGCTGTCGACGGGCGATCGGATTCTCGTCCGGCAGGGCGAACGCATCCCCGTCGACGGGACACTCGCGGAGGGTCGGTGTACGGTCGCTGAAGCAGTCCTCACCGGAGAGTCGCTACCGCAGGAGCGGACCGCGGGAGCGGCCGTCGTCGGCGGCTCGACGGTCACGGCCGGAAGTGCCGTGGTCACCGTCGGGGACGAACCGACGAGCCGACTCGACGGGCTCACCCGTCGCGTCTGGGACCTCCAGAGCGCGAGCCACGGCGCGTCGGATCGGGCGGACGAACTCGCCGGCCGCGCCCTCCCCCTGGTGGTCGGCGGCGCGATCGTCGCCGCCACGGCGACCCTGCTCGCGGGCGACGGGCTCGTCGCGTCCCTCCGGCACCTCCTGCTCGCGGTGATCGTCGCGAGTCCGTGGGCGTTCGCGTTCGCGACACCAGTCTCCGTCGCGACCAGCCTCCGGGAGGCGGCGGACGCGGGCGTCGTCGTCTTCGACGAGACCGTCTTCGACCGCCTCCGCGACGTCGACACGATGATCTTCGACAAGACGGGGACGCTAACGACCGGCGAGATGACCGTCCGCGACGCGACGGGACCGGCCACGGCACGACGTGCCGCGGCGGCGCTCGAACGACGGGCCGCCCACCCCGCCGCCGACGCCATCGTCGACGTGTTCGGTCCGGACACAGACGAGGACGGACCCGGACGTGGACCGTCCGAACCCGGAGGTGCTCCGTCCGAACGAGACGGAGGAGGAGACGAGCGTGATACACTCCGCGGCGACGGCGGAACCGCTGAACGCGACAGGACGGGCGGCGGCGGTGACGATTCGGAGGCGGGCCCGACTGACGGCGGCGGTGACGGTACGGAGGCGGGCCCGACTGACGGCGGCGGTGACGGTACGGAGGCGGACCCGACGGACGGCGGCGGTGACGGTTCGGATGCGGACCCGACTGACGCCGGCGGTGACGGTTCGGAGGCGAGCCCGACTGACAGCCACGCCGAACGTGCGGGCTCCGACTCGACGGTCGACGACGGCGCGATGGACGACCGCCACCCGACCGTCGAGTCGTTCGAGACGCACCCGACTGGCGTCGCCGGCACGGTCGACGGCGAGACCACTCTCGTCGGCCACCCCTCGCTGTTCGACTCGCGGGGCTGGACCGTCGACGACGAGATCGCGGCGACCGTCGCGTCGATCCGCGACGCGGGCCACCTTCCCGTGGTCGTGGGCCGAGACGGACGCGCCGTCGGCGTCGTCACGGTCGGCGACCGGCCCCGCGAGTCGTGGGCGGAGACTGTCGACGTGCTCTCGTCCCGGAACGTCGACGTGATCGTCCTCACCGGCGACGACGACTCCGCGACCGAGTTCCTGGCCGACCACGACGGCGTCGACGCCGTCTACGCCAGCGTGACGCCGAGCGGCAAGGTCGAGGCGGTCCGACGGCTCGCCGCTGCCGGGCAGGTGGCGATGGTCGGCGACGGAACGAACGATGCGCCCGCGCTCGCGGCGGCCGACATGGGCGTCGCGCTGGGCGGCGGGACGGCTCTGGCGGCCGACGCGGCCGATATCGCGATCGCCGACGACGACCTCACCGGCGTCGAACGCGCGTTCGCACTCGCCGATCGAGCGCGGCGTCGGCGACGCGGCACCATCTGGCTCTCGTGTACGTACAACGCGATCGCGATTCCCGCGGCACTCGCCGGCCTCGCGAACCCGCTCGTGACGATGACCGGCGTCGCGGTGACTGCGACCGCTATCGTCGCGTACGCCTCGTACCCGCTCGGCCTCGGGCGACGCTAG
- a CDS encoding cobyrinic acid a,c-diamide synthase yields the protein MNGFVLGGVSSGVGKTVATLAIAAALDEAGYTVQPAKAGPDFIDPGHHEAVAGRPSRTLDLWLCGADGLRRNYGRGDGDICVVEGVMGLYDGDVSSTAMVAEALDLPIVLVVDASAGMESVAATALGFREYADAIGRDIEVAGVVAQRAHGGRHEAGIREALPDDLTYVGRIPPNPDLEIPDRHLGLELADESALPRDVLATAAEPLDVERLVDIASEPADGPPSSIDAGTSVDATVAVADDAAFCFRYPATVERLRERAAVETFSPLAGDPVPECDGVYLPGGYPELHAEALESSGTVSELGTLASDGSPVLGECGGLMALSQSLTTADGETYAMAGVLPADVIVHDRYQALDHVELEAIDGTLTAASGDRVRGHEFHYSSATVDGDARFVFETVRGAGLDGTHDGLTEYRSLGTYAHVHPESGAFDTFLERL from the coding sequence ATGAACGGATTCGTCCTCGGCGGCGTCAGCTCCGGCGTCGGCAAGACCGTCGCTACCCTGGCGATCGCCGCGGCCCTCGACGAGGCGGGCTACACGGTTCAGCCCGCGAAAGCGGGCCCGGACTTCATCGATCCCGGTCACCACGAGGCGGTCGCCGGTCGTCCCTCGCGAACGCTCGATCTCTGGCTCTGTGGCGCGGACGGTCTCCGGCGGAACTACGGCCGCGGCGACGGCGATATCTGCGTCGTGGAGGGCGTCATGGGGCTGTACGACGGCGACGTATCGAGCACGGCGATGGTCGCCGAAGCGCTCGATCTGCCGATCGTCCTCGTCGTGGACGCGAGCGCCGGGATGGAGAGTGTCGCGGCGACCGCGCTCGGCTTTCGCGAGTACGCCGACGCGATCGGTCGGGACATCGAGGTCGCGGGGGTCGTCGCCCAGCGCGCCCACGGCGGACGTCACGAGGCCGGAATCCGCGAGGCACTGCCGGACGATCTGACCTACGTCGGCCGGATTCCCCCGAACCCCGACCTCGAGATTCCGGACCGGCACCTCGGCCTCGAACTGGCCGACGAGTCGGCGCTTCCGAGAGACGTGCTGGCGACGGCCGCAGAGCCCCTCGACGTGGAACGGCTCGTCGATATCGCGAGCGAACCGGCCGACGGGCCACCGTCGTCGATAGACGCCGGGACGTCCGTCGATGCCACGGTCGCGGTGGCCGACGACGCGGCCTTCTGTTTTCGCTACCCCGCAACCGTCGAGCGGCTGCGGGAGCGAGCGGCGGTCGAGACGTTCTCGCCGCTCGCCGGCGATCCGGTACCCGAGTGCGACGGCGTCTACCTGCCCGGCGGCTATCCGGAACTGCACGCCGAGGCGCTCGAATCGTCGGGAACGGTGTCCGAACTCGGAACCCTCGCGAGCGACGGCAGTCCCGTCCTCGGCGAGTGCGGCGGGTTGATGGCGCTGTCACAGTCGCTAACCACGGCCGATGGCGAGACCTACGCGATGGCCGGCGTGCTCCCCGCCGACGTGATCGTGCACGATCGGTACCAGGCGCTCGACCACGTCGAACTGGAGGCGATAGACGGGACGCTGACCGCCGCGTCCGGTGACCGGGTTCGCGGCCACGAGTTCCACTACTCGAGTGCGACCGTCGACGGCGACGCCCGGTTCGTGTTCGAGACCGTTCGGGGAGCCGGACTCGACGGGACCCACGACGGACTGACCGAGTACCGATCGCTGGGCACCTATGCCCACGTCCACCCCGAGAGCGGCGCATTCGACACGTTTCTCGAGCGCCTGTGA
- a CDS encoding enoyl-CoA hydratase/isomerase family protein — protein MGTIVTERLDDEPLARVVISKPERRNAVSRAETQELAATFRELDADDDVRAVVLTGEGDAFCAGLDLTSVGEEPSTGLVNRSFHAAVREIATCSAPVIARVDGPAVGAGAALAVACDLVYAAEDARIGFSFAKIGLSADTGATWILPRLVGVQTAFELLATGRIVDAPEAASMGLVTATERGDALDELVTSRAIELANGPTRALSAIRRLLLRANANTLEEHLEREATAQIEAYHTDDASEGIEAFVSDRDPDFRGR, from the coding sequence ATGGGAACCATCGTGACCGAGCGGCTCGACGACGAACCGCTCGCGCGGGTCGTCATCTCGAAGCCGGAGCGACGCAACGCCGTCTCGCGCGCCGAGACGCAGGAACTGGCGGCCACGTTCCGCGAACTGGACGCGGACGACGACGTCAGGGCGGTCGTCCTCACCGGCGAGGGCGACGCCTTCTGCGCGGGGCTGGACCTGACGAGCGTCGGCGAAGAGCCCTCGACCGGCCTCGTCAACCGGAGTTTTCACGCAGCCGTCCGGGAGATCGCCACGTGCTCGGCCCCGGTGATCGCCCGCGTCGACGGCCCCGCGGTGGGCGCCGGCGCGGCGCTCGCCGTCGCCTGCGACCTCGTCTACGCGGCCGAGGACGCCAGAATCGGCTTCTCGTTCGCGAAGATCGGCCTCTCCGCCGACACCGGTGCGACCTGGATACTGCCCCGACTCGTCGGCGTCCAGACCGCCTTCGAACTGCTCGCGACCGGTCGGATCGTCGACGCCCCCGAAGCGGCGTCGATGGGACTCGTAACGGCGACCGAACGCGGCGACGCGCTGGACGAACTCGTGACCAGCCGCGCGATCGAACTGGCCAACGGCCCGACGCGCGCCCTCTCTGCCATCCGTCGGCTCCTCCTGCGAGCCAACGCGAATACCCTGGAGGAGCACCTGGAACGGGAGGCGACGGCCCAGATCGAGGCCTACCACACCGACGACGCCTCGGAGGGCATCGAGGCGTTCGTGTCCGACCGAGACCCCGACTTTCGCGGACGGTAG
- a CDS encoding alpha/beta fold hydrolase, with translation MQTIHASDGTQLTYDRDGTGQPLCLLHGGMAPPEYWAPVRRELENYATIVPQRPGFGTCLDDQTETGPDDVLDREVASVRDLVDGLDDEPILFGHSYGALTAIEVAREAPVTAVVAYEPAILPEPYRAEADLADRMERLLEAGRHREAVKRYVELVLHPDGIDDLDAWLAEWPPWPDCVELAEEVLRMNRAVERYRLPDRLDVDVPVLVLSGTAGPDFLRESARSVHDALPHSRFVEFDGLGHGGPASAPRRVVGAVESFLDDRTP, from the coding sequence ATGCAGACGATACACGCGTCCGACGGAACGCAACTTACCTACGACCGAGATGGAACTGGTCAGCCGCTTTGCTTGCTCCACGGCGGCATGGCACCGCCCGAGTACTGGGCGCCGGTTCGTCGCGAGCTCGAGAACTACGCCACGATCGTCCCACAGCGGCCGGGATTCGGGACGTGCCTCGACGACCAAACCGAGACCGGACCGGACGACGTCCTCGACCGCGAGGTGGCGTCCGTCCGCGACCTCGTCGACGGGCTGGACGACGAACCGATCTTGTTCGGCCACTCCTACGGTGCGCTCACGGCCATCGAAGTCGCGCGTGAGGCGCCCGTGACGGCCGTCGTCGCCTACGAGCCGGCGATCCTCCCCGAGCCGTACCGGGCCGAGGCTGATCTCGCCGACCGGATGGAACGGCTGCTCGAGGCGGGTCGGCACCGCGAGGCGGTCAAGCGCTACGTCGAGCTGGTTTTGCACCCGGACGGGATCGACGATCTCGACGCGTGGCTGGCCGAGTGGCCACCATGGCCCGACTGCGTCGAACTGGCCGAGGAAGTTCTACGGATGAATCGCGCGGTGGAACGGTATCGGCTTCCCGATCGGCTCGACGTCGACGTACCGGTGCTGGTGCTGAGCGGGACGGCCGGACCGGACTTCCTCCGCGAGAGCGCCCGGAGCGTCCACGACGCACTGCCACACAGTCGGTTCGTCGAGTTCGACGGGCTCGGCCACGGTGGGCCGGCCAGCGCACCGCGACGGGTCGTCGGTGCCGTCGAGTCGTTCCTCGACGATCGAACCCCGTAA
- a CDS encoding alkaline phosphatase family protein: protein MTADTGLRTLLVGIDAACERILEPLFADGELPTLASIVSTGASGPLRSQVPPWTASAWPSLYTGMNPGKHGVFSFLTFDGYDWDVVNATDVRERTLWELLDRHGYRSVVVNAPVTHPPRAVDGALIPGYTAPEDPTCHPEGLLDDVRDAIGDYHVYPDDDSTDAYCRAIRSRGEAFRYLADRFEPDFGFLQFQATDSIFHRRPDDTAGIRALYREVDRQVEATLDTCRPETIVVASDHGMGPYEGYEFRVNDFLRELGAVETVRGGRGMPTWSRARERSLKAGEDTTRTGAGAPSDESGPGPLQRSMVALASVGLTSQRIGAALERVGLADAVARRVPDALVSAGTEQVDFRHSAAYMRSRIECGIRLNLQGREPNGVVPESDYDDVRADLMNELRAVTAPDGEPVFETVAPREAYFHGPESHRAVDVVTIPADYDHFLSTTLRGERFGRPTEPWNHKLDGFVAVAGETVDLREGVGNAHLCDVAPTVLSTFDVPADERMDGTVLPCVPHAGERSYPRFENDESAKTDDDAVEQRLADLGYIE from the coding sequence ATGACAGCCGACACCGGGCTCCGGACCCTGCTGGTCGGGATCGACGCGGCCTGCGAGCGAATACTGGAGCCGCTGTTCGCCGACGGCGAGTTGCCAACGCTCGCCTCGATCGTCTCGACGGGTGCGAGCGGACCCTTGCGGTCGCAGGTCCCGCCGTGGACGGCGAGCGCGTGGCCCTCGCTCTACACCGGGATGAATCCCGGCAAACACGGCGTCTTCAGCTTCCTCACGTTCGACGGGTACGACTGGGACGTCGTCAACGCGACCGACGTCCGCGAACGAACGCTCTGGGAACTCCTCGACCGCCACGGCTACCGCAGCGTCGTGGTGAACGCGCCGGTGACCCACCCGCCCAGGGCCGTCGACGGTGCCCTGATTCCCGGCTATACCGCGCCCGAGGACCCGACGTGCCACCCCGAGGGATTGTTGGACGACGTCCGCGACGCGATCGGCGACTACCACGTCTATCCCGACGACGACTCGACCGACGCGTACTGCCGGGCCATCCGCTCGCGCGGCGAGGCGTTTCGCTACCTGGCCGATCGGTTCGAACCGGACTTCGGCTTCCTGCAGTTCCAGGCCACCGACTCGATCTTTCACCGTCGACCCGACGATACGGCGGGGATCCGTGCGCTCTATCGCGAGGTCGACCGCCAGGTCGAGGCGACGCTCGACACCTGTCGCCCGGAGACGATCGTCGTCGCGAGCGATCACGGGATGGGACCCTACGAGGGCTACGAGTTTCGCGTCAACGACTTCCTCCGGGAACTGGGCGCCGTCGAGACGGTCCGTGGCGGTCGCGGCATGCCGACCTGGTCACGGGCGCGCGAACGAAGTCTGAAAGCGGGCGAGGATACGACGAGAACCGGCGCCGGCGCACCGAGCGACGAGAGCGGGCCCGGACCCCTCCAGCGATCGATGGTCGCGCTCGCGTCGGTGGGCCTGACGAGCCAGCGCATCGGCGCCGCCCTGGAGCGGGTGGGCCTCGCGGACGCAGTCGCGAGGCGTGTCCCCGACGCCCTCGTCAGCGCCGGCACGGAGCAGGTCGACTTTCGGCACTCGGCCGCCTACATGCGCTCGCGGATCGAATGCGGGATCAGACTCAACCTGCAGGGTCGCGAGCCGAACGGCGTCGTGCCCGAATCCGACTACGACGACGTCCGCGCCGACCTGATGAACGAGCTCCGGGCGGTCACGGCGCCGGACGGTGAGCCGGTCTTCGAGACCGTCGCGCCGCGAGAGGCCTACTTCCACGGACCGGAGAGTCACCGGGCGGTCGACGTCGTCACCATCCCCGCCGACTACGACCACTTCCTCTCGACGACCCTGCGCGGCGAGCGCTTCGGCCGGCCGACCGAACCCTGGAACCACAAACTGGACGGGTTCGTCGCCGTCGCCGGTGAGACGGTCGATCTGCGCGAGGGTGTCGGCAACGCGCACCTCTGCGACGTCGCGCCGACCGTGCTCTCGACGTTCGACGTCCCAGCGGACGAGCGCATGGACGGGACCGTCCTCCCCTGCGTCCCGCACGCCGGCGAGCGGTCCTACCCGCGGTTCGAGAACGACGAGTCGGCCAAGACCGACGACGACGCCGTCGAACAGCGCCTTGCTGACCTGGGATACATCGAGTGA
- a CDS encoding type II toxin-antitoxin system RelE family toxin, which produces MTEDGWTWELAETATTDLDSLAPDEQDRILDKLDEIVTSPWRDPPEYGEPLRNSPYRKIRVGGFRLSVTFRRRDRRLIVARIKRRSGAYTADDD; this is translated from the coding sequence ATGACTGAAGACGGGTGGACCTGGGAACTCGCGGAGACCGCCACGACCGATCTCGACTCGCTGGCACCCGACGAGCAGGACCGGATCCTCGACAAACTCGACGAGATCGTTACCTCCCCCTGGCGCGATCCGCCCGAATACGGCGAACCCCTCCGGAATAGCCCGTACAGGAAGATTCGGGTTGGGGGGTTTCGACTCTCCGTGACGTTCCGGCGTCGTGATCGGCGATTGATCGTCGCACGTATCAAACGACGTAGTGGCGCGTATACCGCTGACGACGATTAA
- a CDS encoding PKD domain-containing protein, with protein sequence MDRRDFITATSGVGAVGLAGCTNDGKPSEPSPNATVIVRDQLSDGRSVTVATVETDRDASLVVRNAAGDEVAEDDVPASESARDKTVEIDDGLGESQDITVQLVHADHGVIGESTAHLDVADLDSVESVAESGEFVEVAAAPEFGFNYPYFLYVPADLETGGGPIVVEPNNTGRATDSFDAHRKWARSLVEFPTKICRRISDGLGVPLLVPVFPQPEDEPVGSHHNVQALDADTMAIENEKLARVDRQLLRMVDHAGAQLDALSYAADDEVLLNGFSVTGNFVNRFAALHPDRVRSVTAWAVNGTAILPMENTDGHELSYPIGVSDVESLTGTPFDEDAWTDVSQFVYMGAEDDTDTVPYDDWSEPQREIALDVYGDDMQQDRLPYCETIYEEAGASAQFHIYEGVDYEYSRAITDDCVAFHRRNMEHDAGIDRIEPGKSPVTRIDLSVSDQPVAGDTTVLVDVTVPSEMTTHSEQLTVFVFRGTETHYNQRIDASRKEHWVYPGTDETVSIQLNPSEAGVPLEADESITIGLIDETDVETITVTVE encoded by the coding sequence ATGGACAGGCGTGATTTCATTACAGCGACGTCGGGGGTCGGTGCCGTCGGACTCGCGGGGTGTACGAACGACGGCAAGCCGTCGGAACCGTCGCCAAACGCTACCGTTATCGTGAGGGACCAACTGAGCGACGGCCGCTCGGTAACGGTCGCGACCGTGGAAACAGACCGCGACGCGTCACTCGTCGTCAGGAACGCAGCCGGTGACGAAGTAGCCGAGGACGACGTCCCCGCCAGCGAAAGCGCCAGGGACAAAACCGTCGAGATAGACGATGGGCTGGGCGAATCCCAGGATATCACGGTCCAGCTCGTCCACGCGGACCACGGCGTCATCGGCGAGTCCACGGCCCACCTCGACGTGGCCGACCTCGATAGCGTCGAGTCGGTGGCCGAATCTGGTGAGTTCGTGGAGGTGGCGGCCGCACCCGAGTTCGGATTCAACTATCCCTACTTTCTGTACGTCCCGGCGGACCTCGAGACGGGCGGCGGGCCGATCGTGGTCGAACCGAACAACACCGGACGGGCGACCGATTCGTTCGATGCACACCGCAAGTGGGCCAGGAGCCTCGTCGAATTTCCCACGAAAATCTGTCGGCGTATCAGCGACGGCCTGGGCGTTCCACTGCTGGTTCCCGTCTTCCCCCAACCCGAGGACGAACCCGTCGGCAGCCACCACAACGTGCAGGCCCTGGACGCGGACACGATGGCGATCGAGAACGAGAAACTGGCCCGCGTCGATCGGCAACTACTCCGAATGGTCGACCACGCGGGCGCACAACTGGACGCGCTCTCCTACGCTGCCGACGACGAGGTCCTTCTGAACGGGTTCTCGGTCACCGGGAACTTCGTCAACCGATTCGCCGCGCTCCACCCGGACCGGGTGCGTTCGGTCACCGCCTGGGCGGTGAACGGCACAGCGATCCTCCCGATGGAGAACACGGACGGACACGAGCTCAGCTATCCGATCGGCGTCTCCGACGTCGAATCACTCACCGGAACTCCCTTCGACGAGGACGCGTGGACGGACGTCTCTCAATTCGTCTACATGGGCGCAGAGGACGACACCGACACGGTCCCCTACGACGACTGGAGCGAGCCACAGCGTGAAATCGCACTCGACGTCTACGGCGACGATATGCAGCAAGACCGACTTCCGTATTGCGAGACGATCTACGAGGAGGCCGGTGCATCGGCGCAATTTCACATCTACGAGGGCGTCGATTACGAGTACAGCCGCGCAATCACAGACGACTGCGTCGCGTTCCACCGGCGGAATATGGAACACGACGCCGGCATCGACCGGATCGAACCCGGCAAGTCACCCGTCACACGAATCGACCTCTCTGTCTCGGATCAGCCCGTGGCAGGAGACACGACGGTTCTCGTAGACGTAACCGTTCCGTCGGAGATGACCACACACTCAGAGCAGTTGACCGTCTTCGTCTTCAGGGGGACGGAAACGCACTACAACCAGCGGATAGACGCGAGTCGCAAAGAACACTGGGTGTACCCGGGAACGGACGAGACGGTATCGATCCAGCTGAACCCGTCCGAGGCCGGCGTCCCGCTCGAAGCCGATGAATCGATCACGATTGGGCTGATCGACGAGACGGACGTCGAGACGATCACGGTCACCGTCGAGTGA
- a CDS encoding class I SAM-dependent methyltransferase — protein sequence MTDRRLAPDGASREIGRRDRVDRLDAQFAERGTRADVWRALDLVLPTDEYLNVGYSRAWQTHLVGSPQQRLVERVVSELSSLDPRWHERRVLDLGCGRGGATRYVAERHGVDAVGVDLVSDNVALAQAAASTDDNREGNRPSFTVGDATRLPFGRDAFGACLSLDAIVYEPEKRRLFCELARVLEPRGVCVVSDLLVARGIVDDRALDRFRTAWGMPRLWTRHAYREAIEAADLAAPLITDISAHSVRRFRTWTRRFLAVADGPLGRALERTLVHRGLDPETVIEQVRAAHDALPALRHVLVPIYGTEE from the coding sequence ATGACGGATCGACGGCTCGCTCCCGACGGCGCGTCTCGGGAGATCGGTCGCCGCGACCGTGTGGATCGGCTCGACGCCCAGTTCGCCGAGCGCGGCACACGCGCGGACGTCTGGCGAGCGCTCGACCTCGTGTTGCCCACCGACGAGTACCTCAACGTGGGCTACTCGCGGGCGTGGCAGACGCACCTGGTCGGTTCTCCGCAGCAGCGTCTCGTCGAGCGCGTCGTCTCGGAGTTGTCGTCGCTCGATCCGCGCTGGCACGAGCGGCGCGTCCTCGATCTCGGGTGCGGCCGCGGCGGCGCGACGCGGTACGTCGCGGAGCGCCACGGCGTCGACGCCGTCGGCGTCGACCTCGTCTCCGACAACGTCGCGCTCGCGCAGGCGGCAGCGTCGACTGACGACAACAGAGAGGGAAACCGGCCGTCGTTCACCGTCGGCGACGCGACGCGCCTCCCGTTCGGTCGCGACGCGTTCGGCGCGTGTCTGTCACTCGATGCGATCGTCTACGAACCCGAGAAACGCCGGCTCTTCTGCGAACTCGCCCGCGTGTTGGAACCCCGCGGGGTCTGTGTCGTCTCCGACCTTCTCGTCGCCCGCGGTATCGTCGACGATCGGGCGCTCGACCGGTTCCGGACGGCCTGGGGCATGCCCCGGCTGTGGACGCGCCACGCCTACCGGGAGGCGATCGAGGCGGCCGACCTCGCCGCGCCACTCATCACGGACATCTCCGCCCACAGCGTCCGGCGCTTCCGGACCTGGACGCGACGGTTCCTCGCGGTCGCGGACGGGCCGCTCGGGCGCGCCCTCGAACGCACGCTCGTTCACCGTGGCCTCGATCCGGAGACGGTGATCGAGCAGGTCCGCGCGGCCCACGACGCGCTCCCGGCGCTCCGGCACGTGCTCGTGCCGATCTACGGAACCGAGGAGTGA